A window from Rhea pennata isolate bPtePen1 chromosome 1, bPtePen1.pri, whole genome shotgun sequence encodes these proteins:
- the POU3F3 gene encoding POU domain, class 3, transcription factor 3, with amino-acid sequence MAAATSNPYLPGNGILSAGSIVHSDSGGGGGGGGGGGGGMQPGSVAVTSVAGGYRGDPAAKMVQSDFMPGAMAASNGGHMLSHAHQWVTALPHAAAAAAAAAAAAAEAGSPWSGSPVGMTGSPQQPPPPPDVKGSGGRDDLHSGTALHHRPPHLGPPHQGHPAAWGATTAAHLPSMAGGQQQQQSLIYSQPGGFTVNGMLSPPPGGQSLVHPGLVRGDTPELGEHPGHHHHHHHQHPHHPPHHGAVNSHDPHSDEDTPTSDDLEQFAKQFKQRRIKLGFTQADVGLALGTLYGNVFSQTTICRFEALQLSFKNMCKLKPLLNKWLEEADSSTGSPTSIDKIAAQGRKRKKRTSIEVSVKGALESHFLKCPKPSAQEITNLADSLQLEKEVVRVWFCNRRQKEKRMTPPGIQQQTPDDVYSQVGTVNSDTPPPHHGLQTSVQ; translated from the coding sequence atGGCCGCGGCCACCTCTAACCCTTACCTCCCCGGCAACGGCATCCTCTCGGCCGGCTCCATCGTGCACTCGGActcgggcggcggcggcggcggcggcggcggcggaggcggcggcatGCAGCCCGGCAGCGTGGCCGTCACCTCGGTGGCGGGCGGCTACCGCGGCGACCCGGCGGCCAAGATGGTCCAGAGCGACTTCATGCCGGGCGCCATGGCCGCCAGCAACGGCGGCCATATGCTGAGCCATGCCCACCAGTGGGTGacagccctgccccacgccgccgccgccgccgccgccgccgccgccgccgccgccgaggccgGCTCGCCGTGGTCCGGCAGCCCCGTGGGCATGACGGGCAGCCcccagcagccgccgccgccgcccgacGTCAAGGGCAGCGGCGGGCGCGACGACCTGCACTCGGGCACGGCGCTGCACCACCGGCCGCCCCACCTGGGCCCCCCGCACCAGGGGCACCCGGCGGCCTGGGGGGCCACCACGGCCGCCCACCTGCCCTCCATGGCcggcgggcagcagcagcagcagtcgCTCATCTACTCGCAGCCCGGGGGCTTCACGGTGAACGGCATGctgagccccccccccggcgggcAGAGCCTGGTGCACCCGGGGCTGGTGCGCGGCGACACGCCGGAGCTGGGCGAGCACCCcggccaccaccaccaccaccaccaccagcacccgCACCACCCGCCGCACCACGGCGCCGTCAACAGCCACGACCCGCACTCGGACGAGGACACGCCGACCTCCGACGACCTGGAGCAGTTCGCCAAGCAGTTCAAGCAGCGGCGGATAAAGCTGGGCTTCACCCAGGCCGACGTAGGCTtggccctgggcaccctctACGGCAACGTCTTCTCGCAGACCACCATCTGCCGCTTCGAGGCCCTGCAGCTCAGCTTCAAGAACATGTGCAAGCTGAAGCCTTTGTTGAACAAGTGGCTGGAGGAAGCCGACTCCTCCACGGGCAGCCCCACCAGCATCGACAAGATCGCCGCCCagggcaggaagaggaagaagaggaccTCTATCGAGGTGAGTGTCAAGGGGGCCTTGGAGAGCCACTTTCTGAAATGCCCCAAGCCCTCCGCCCAGGAGATTACGAACCTAGCGGacagcctgcagctggagaaggaggtGGTCAGGGTTTGGTTTTGCAATCggaggcagaaagagaaaaggatgaCCCCCCCGGGGATCCAGCAGCAGACCCCCGACGATGTCTACTCCCAGGTCGGCACCGTGAACTCCGACACGCCGCCCCCTCACCACGGACTGCAGACGAGCGTGCAGTGA